A part of Streptomyces sp. NBC_01210 genomic DNA contains:
- a CDS encoding alpha/beta hydrolase, translating to MYEHDRPPAGRATEDGGRVLIDVAVARIPGYRPLEYDLRTPAGAGPWPVVFWVHGGAWRTGGRRDRPPAGPEFGMHERLLGRGYAVADLSYRLSHEAVYPCQLHDLQSAIRWTRAFAADLNIDPTRCAIFGESAGGHLATLAALATTPPDGSAALQAAIAWYPPTDLTFADGPPEPDDPAIPLFGGMPADVPEVARLGSPVHQIRSTAPPLLCVHGTADQNVPLSHSQALVDGLRALGNRAELVAVPDAKHGFEGCDDIGALIDLSVDFLDDALVRGHGR from the coding sequence ATGTACGAGCACGATCGCCCTCCGGCCGGCAGGGCGACCGAGGACGGCGGGCGCGTCCTCATCGACGTCGCTGTGGCGCGGATCCCGGGCTACCGGCCACTCGAGTACGACCTGCGCACGCCGGCCGGGGCCGGCCCGTGGCCGGTGGTGTTCTGGGTGCACGGAGGGGCCTGGCGCACAGGCGGCCGCCGGGACCGGCCCCCGGCGGGACCGGAGTTCGGCATGCATGAGCGCCTGCTCGGCCGCGGATACGCCGTGGCGGACCTCAGTTACCGGCTCAGCCACGAAGCGGTCTACCCCTGCCAACTCCACGACCTTCAGTCGGCGATCCGGTGGACGCGTGCCTTCGCCGCCGACCTGAACATCGACCCCACGCGCTGTGCGATCTTCGGAGAGTCCGCAGGCGGGCACCTTGCCACCCTGGCAGCCCTCGCCACCACCCCACCCGACGGATCTGCGGCCCTGCAAGCTGCGATCGCCTGGTACCCACCGACCGATCTCACCTTCGCCGACGGTCCACCGGAGCCGGATGACCCGGCGATCCCGCTCTTCGGCGGGATGCCCGCCGATGTCCCCGAGGTGGCCCGGCTCGGCAGCCCGGTCCATCAGATCCGCAGCACGGCACCACCGCTCCTCTGCGTGCACGGCACCGCCGACCAGAACGTGCCACTGAGTCACAGCCAGGCGCTGGTGGATGGATTGCGCGCACTGGGAAACCGGGCAGAACTCGTGGCCGTACCCGACGCCAAGCACGGTTTCGAGGGATGCGACGACATCGGAGCCCTCATCGATCTGTCGGTCGACTTCCTGGACGACGCACTCGTTCGCGGCCACGGCAGATGA
- a CDS encoding FABP family protein, whose amino-acid sequence MYDPAQKPPYPDALRSDEAPAPHALLDPVIGLLGTWAGRGRGGYPTLDEEFTYAQEVTFSHDGRPFLHYEARAWLLGADGTPLRPSARESGWWRLQPDGRVEALITQPTGIAEILVGSADAGTVDLTTHEVALTPTAKEVNATRRRYTVTDEDTLAFVHDLAAVGQPLQHHLSARLRRNP is encoded by the coding sequence ATGTACGACCCCGCCCAGAAGCCCCCGTATCCCGACGCCCTGCGATCGGACGAGGCACCCGCACCGCACGCACTGCTCGATCCGGTGATCGGGCTGCTGGGTACCTGGGCCGGCCGGGGCCGGGGCGGATATCCGACGCTCGACGAGGAGTTCACGTACGCGCAGGAGGTCACCTTCAGCCACGACGGGCGGCCCTTTCTCCACTACGAGGCGCGCGCCTGGCTGCTCGGCGCGGACGGTACCCCGCTGCGGCCGTCGGCCCGGGAGAGCGGCTGGTGGCGGCTCCAACCCGATGGACGTGTGGAGGCGTTGATCACCCAGCCCACCGGCATCGCGGAGATCCTGGTCGGCAGCGCCGACGCCGGCACGGTCGACCTCACCACCCACGAGGTGGCTCTCACTCCCACGGCCAAGGAGGTGAACGCCACCCGCCGCCGCTACACCGTGACGGACGAGGACACGCTCGCCTTCGTCCATGACCTCGCGGCGGTCGGTCAACCCCTGCAGCACCACCTTTCGGCACGGCTTCGACGAAACCCCTGA
- a CDS encoding bifunctional serine/threonine-protein kinase/ABC transporter substrate-binding protein yields MEPLRTSDPDKLAGHRLLGRLGAGGMGVVYLARSAGGTLVALKVIQAEYAEDADFRERFRREADTARRMTSPWVASLVDADPEAAQPWLATEFIPGPSLGEAVAAHGPLPVRSLRVLGARLAEALRELHAVGLVHRDVKPGNVLLALDGPRLIDFGVARDPEDTALTSTGVVVGTPGFLPPEQARGGRDPGPAGDVFSLGCVLALAAIGRPPFGTGSLDALLYRTVHDAPDVEGVPAELAEVVGGCLDKDPEVRPTAEALSEALTDATPSSPAAHSDPREALRAVRPQAPEDQIPGEEERAPGDEAWLPEPLVRLIAERSAAGLALPAVDDTEVDPASAGTAPTDTTATQPPARAVGRRRFLLLTGGAAAVTAGGGLAAWWALSRDGKDDGPAPTATGPVHTIGLHADLTGDQKAGGRAQERGLRLAVDEFNSRANRPFTLAVKTVDDGGDPARAPEAAKKLVADRSVLAVIGPTTDATALASLATYDAASLPLIAVSPGATVLGAMRSRSFLHARVTDTILPFYLDAYLRGTAKSRTVGIVDDRAADAYAWEISSALAKIRRDERQPAVPKVVSALRTDFGPTLDALLDGGADSVVFAGHHDRAALLARELSSRDFPGARAAAQGVLDARFLSAAGDAADGWVIVAPVMDATVAPEAKAFTAAYRKRFDAEPERYAVETYDVAQLAVKSLGSLTAGHRTRQNLTTALRSATYKGISRNLAFNKATGALVVDGSGVYLWKVDGGRFAYQGVASFQVAS; encoded by the coding sequence ATGGAACCGCTGCGTACTTCCGACCCTGACAAGCTGGCGGGCCACCGGCTGCTCGGACGGCTCGGCGCGGGTGGCATGGGTGTGGTGTACCTGGCCCGCTCGGCCGGCGGAACCCTGGTCGCCCTGAAGGTGATCCAGGCCGAGTACGCCGAGGACGCCGATTTCCGGGAGCGGTTCCGGCGCGAGGCGGACACCGCCCGCCGGATGACCAGCCCGTGGGTGGCGTCCCTCGTGGACGCGGACCCCGAGGCGGCGCAGCCCTGGCTGGCGACCGAGTTCATCCCCGGCCCTTCGCTCGGCGAGGCCGTCGCCGCGCACGGGCCGCTGCCGGTGCGGAGCCTGCGGGTGCTGGGGGCGCGGCTCGCCGAGGCGCTGCGGGAGCTCCACGCGGTAGGTCTCGTGCATCGGGACGTCAAGCCCGGCAATGTGCTCCTGGCACTCGACGGACCACGGCTGATCGACTTTGGTGTGGCCCGTGATCCCGAGGACACCGCGCTCACCTCGACCGGTGTCGTGGTCGGCACGCCCGGGTTCCTGCCACCGGAACAGGCGCGGGGCGGGCGTGATCCGGGACCGGCCGGAGACGTCTTCTCGTTGGGCTGCGTGCTGGCCTTAGCGGCGATCGGCCGCCCTCCGTTCGGTACCGGGTCGCTCGACGCGCTGCTGTACCGCACCGTGCACGACGCGCCGGACGTGGAGGGTGTTCCGGCGGAGCTCGCCGAGGTGGTGGGCGGCTGTCTGGACAAGGACCCGGAGGTGCGGCCCACGGCCGAGGCGCTGTCCGAGGCCCTCACGGACGCCACGCCCTCGTCGCCCGCCGCGCACTCCGACCCGCGGGAGGCCCTGCGGGCGGTACGTCCTCAAGCGCCCGAGGATCAAATTCCCGGCGAAGAGGAGCGGGCCCCCGGCGACGAGGCCTGGCTCCCCGAGCCGTTGGTCCGGCTGATCGCGGAACGGTCGGCCGCCGGGCTCGCGCTGCCCGCCGTCGACGACACCGAGGTCGACCCCGCGTCCGCCGGCACCGCGCCGACGGACACCACAGCCACTCAGCCTCCGGCCCGTGCCGTCGGCAGGCGCCGTTTCCTGCTCCTGACCGGGGGCGCGGCGGCTGTCACGGCCGGGGGCGGACTGGCCGCGTGGTGGGCGCTCTCCCGTGACGGCAAGGACGACGGCCCCGCCCCGACGGCCACCGGTCCCGTGCACACCATCGGTCTGCACGCTGACCTGACCGGCGATCAGAAAGCGGGCGGCCGGGCGCAGGAGCGGGGGCTGCGGCTCGCGGTCGACGAGTTCAACTCCCGTGCGAACAGGCCCTTCACACTCGCCGTGAAGACAGTGGACGACGGCGGCGATCCGGCCCGGGCACCCGAAGCGGCCAAGAAGCTCGTCGCCGACCGTTCCGTGCTGGCCGTGATCGGTCCCACCACGGACGCCACCGCCCTGGCCTCGCTGGCGACGTACGACGCCGCCTCGCTGCCCCTGATCGCGGTGTCGCCCGGCGCCACCGTGCTGGGGGCGATGCGCAGCCGGTCCTTCCTGCACGCCCGGGTGACGGACACGATCCTGCCGTTCTACCTCGACGCGTATCTGCGCGGCACCGCGAAGTCGCGCACGGTCGGGATCGTCGACGACCGGGCGGCGGACGCCTACGCCTGGGAGATCAGCAGCGCCCTCGCCAAGATCCGTCGGGACGAACGGCAGCCGGCCGTGCCGAAGGTGGTCAGCGCGTTGCGCACCGATTTCGGGCCGACCCTGGACGCCCTGCTGGACGGGGGCGCCGACTCGGTGGTCTTCGCCGGCCATCACGACCGCGCCGCGCTGCTGGCCCGGGAACTGAGCAGCCGTGACTTTCCGGGGGCCAGGGCCGCCGCGCAGGGGGTGCTCGACGCCCGGTTCCTGTCCGCCGCGGGGGACGCGGCCGACGGCTGGGTGATCGTCGCCCCGGTCATGGACGCCACCGTGGCGCCCGAGGCGAAGGCGTTCACGGCCGCTTACCGCAAGCGTTTCGACGCGGAGCCGGAGCGGTACGCCGTCGAGACGTACGACGTGGCGCAGCTCGCCGTGAAGAGTCTGGGCTCACTGACCGCCGGGCACCGCACCCGGCAGAACCTGACGACGGCCCTGCGCTCGGCCACGTACAAGGGGATCTCCAGGAACCTCGCGTTCAACAAGGCGACCGGGGCCCTGGTCGTCGACGGCAGCGGGGTCTACCTGTGGAAGGTCGACGGCGGCCGGTTCGCCTACCAGGGCGTGGCGTCCTTCCAGGTGGCCAGCTGA
- a CDS encoding bifunctional serine/threonine-protein kinase/ABC transporter substrate-binding protein: MDSLRGADPARIAGYRLLRRLGAGGMGVVYLARSPGGALAAVKVIRAAHADDAGFRARFRREVETAGRVINPWVVPLLDADPDAESPWLATAFVPGPSLAEAVEECGPLPYGTVRVLGARLAEALDAVHGAGLVHRDVKPGNVLLAVDGPRLIDFGIARMPEDTALTASGMVVGSPGFLSPEQAQGRGREIGPASDVFSLGCLLAYVVTGERPFGRSSAAEMLVRTVHDEPDLDGVPEPLLPLLRACLLKEPGSRPAVAEVRWALDGAGEGGCWLPESLIQLIARRSTAVLALPAVEATEVSGATAADAPPGDETAVGPGGATRRRFLVLGSAAGVLAAGGTAAWWTARSPGGTSAQGSGTRLPQLVVALHADLSGSGRTTGHAQENGVRLAVDHLNSRAGRGFDLALQVHDDEGRAARAPQVARRLAADDRVRAVLGPTTDACAKATLGLYQQARLPMVTVSVGLDEVSPTDYRVYAATRPNDGTLAAPVVAYLVRTAGARRAVLIDDAAEGDFSWRLCAGVDEAVRSGQRTTVRRTLAAEDDSADDFRALAESVTDAGADAVVFAGGYARAARLARALRSAGYSGARLATQRALDSRFLASAGDAADGWVFATAFLDPTRVTAAKSFVTAYRARFATAPPWYSAEAYDATLFVARAMTTLGASRAERGAIVGRLRETDYRGITKRLRYDSSTYRYTDAMYLFRATGGAFRCLGDYRDATA, translated from the coding sequence ATGGATTCGTTGCGCGGCGCCGACCCGGCCAGGATCGCGGGATACCGGTTGCTGCGTCGGCTGGGCGCGGGCGGCATGGGCGTGGTGTACCTGGCCCGCTCCCCCGGAGGTGCGCTCGCCGCGGTGAAGGTGATCCGCGCGGCGCACGCGGACGACGCGGGATTCCGGGCGCGTTTCCGCCGGGAGGTGGAGACGGCGGGCAGGGTCATCAACCCCTGGGTGGTGCCGCTGCTCGACGCGGACCCGGACGCCGAATCTCCGTGGCTCGCCACGGCGTTCGTGCCAGGGCCCTCGCTGGCGGAGGCGGTGGAGGAGTGCGGCCCGTTGCCGTACGGGACCGTCCGCGTCCTGGGGGCGCGGCTGGCCGAGGCGCTGGACGCGGTGCACGGGGCGGGTCTTGTGCACCGGGACGTCAAGCCCGGCAATGTGCTGCTCGCGGTCGACGGACCACGGCTGATCGACTTCGGTATCGCCCGGATGCCGGAGGACACCGCGCTCACCGCCAGCGGGATGGTGGTCGGCTCCCCCGGATTCCTCTCCCCCGAACAGGCCCAGGGCAGGGGCCGGGAGATCGGGCCGGCCAGTGACGTCTTCTCACTCGGATGTCTGCTGGCGTACGTCGTGACGGGGGAGCGCCCCTTCGGGCGGAGCTCCGCGGCCGAGATGTTGGTGCGCACGGTCCACGACGAGCCGGACCTGGACGGCGTACCGGAGCCGTTGCTGCCGCTGCTGCGGGCGTGCCTGCTGAAGGAGCCCGGCTCCCGGCCGGCCGTGGCCGAGGTACGGTGGGCACTGGACGGTGCGGGCGAGGGCGGGTGCTGGTTGCCGGAGTCCCTGATCCAGCTGATCGCGCGCCGTTCGACCGCCGTGCTCGCCCTGCCCGCCGTCGAGGCGACCGAGGTGTCCGGGGCGACGGCGGCCGACGCACCGCCCGGCGACGAGACGGCCGTCGGCCCGGGGGGCGCCACGCGCCGCCGCTTCCTGGTACTGGGATCGGCCGCCGGGGTCCTGGCGGCCGGCGGAACGGCGGCCTGGTGGACGGCGCGAAGTCCCGGCGGCACCTCGGCCCAGGGAAGCGGAACCCGGCTCCCGCAGCTGGTCGTCGCCCTGCACGCCGACCTGAGCGGCAGTGGCCGTACGACGGGCCATGCCCAGGAGAACGGAGTCCGGCTCGCCGTCGACCACCTCAACTCCCGCGCCGGCCGCGGCTTCGACCTGGCACTCCAGGTGCACGACGACGAAGGCAGGGCGGCCCGGGCACCGCAGGTCGCCCGGCGGCTCGCGGCCGACGACCGGGTCCGCGCGGTGCTCGGACCGACCACCGACGCCTGTGCGAAGGCCACTCTCGGCCTCTACCAGCAGGCACGGCTCCCGATGGTCACCGTGTCGGTCGGGCTCGACGAGGTGTCCCCCACCGACTACCGGGTGTACGCGGCCACCCGCCCCAATGACGGGACCCTGGCGGCGCCGGTCGTCGCGTACCTCGTCCGCACCGCCGGGGCCCGCAGAGCGGTGCTGATCGACGACGCCGCCGAGGGCGACTTCAGCTGGCGTCTGTGCGCCGGCGTCGACGAGGCCGTGCGATCCGGGCAGCGCACCACGGTCCGGCGCACCCTCGCCGCCGAGGACGACTCGGCCGACGACTTCCGTGCCCTCGCGGAGTCGGTGACGGATGCCGGTGCGGACGCGGTGGTGTTCGCCGGCGGGTACGCGCGGGCGGCGCGGCTGGCCCGCGCGCTGCGCTCCGCCGGCTACTCCGGTGCGCGGCTGGCCACCCAGCGCGCCCTTGACTCCCGCTTCCTCGCCTCGGCGGGCGACGCCGCCGACGGCTGGGTGTTCGCCACTGCCTTCCTCGATCCGACCCGGGTGACGGCCGCGAAGTCGTTCGTCACCGCCTACCGCGCACGCTTCGCCACCGCCCCGCCCTGGTACTCCGCCGAGGCCTACGACGCGACGCTCTTCGTGGCCCGCGCCATGACGACCCTGGGCGCGTCCCGTGCGGAGCGTGGCGCGATCGTGGGCCGGTTGCGCGAGACCGACTACCGGGGGATCACCAAACGGCTGCGCTACGACTCGTCCACCTACCGCTACACGGACGCGATGTACCTGTTCCGGGCGACCGGGGGCGCCTTCCGCTGCCTCGGCGACTACCGGGACGCCACAGCCTGA
- a CDS encoding helix-turn-helix transcriptional regulator: MVGNGDAVEPAGDETATMLVGRADELKRLISVIGSLGQDGVPAVVDIAGDAGMGKSRLLSELCARARQDGLTVLRGRATEYEQHTPFQTFTDAFADVDRAFLDSDAVPEVAATVLRGADSVQGSDSGSGSGNRDRFGLYRAVAEVLTRLGERSGLVMALDDLHWADPASLELLDHVIRHPVGGRVLLVVARRERQTPHSLAAALRRGVDSGAVLRMALRPLPEQASVEALASDLPPGDAKQIYESSEGNPLYLHCLLHAYRHGASSRGTTVRAHDDTASAVPSGLGSLLLDELTALTATQRRTAEAVAVLGDHATPTMLSLTTGHTTPEELDDCIGALERRDLLRMGSDGRWTLRHPLLRALVYENTAAPRRAEIHRGAADELARAGASAAERAHHVERSLVGWDPVSAAVLSEAAAQCAHTAPATAAHLLDVVLRLMPDTPACAQQRGELTLARARALAVGGSLRESRDLLHTLISRSGPDDASLRRDAIALCAMMERHLGHSPEATALLQRELARSPGPEPRQAVSLGLALGMAALNTVSYPDVRDEIERTLSVARSHGDLMGEMGALALGSLGEAYEGETAAARRLADVAAGLADGLTDPNLTELCESLVWLAWAEALLERYADAERHADRGLDIARRSGQVHVLPHLLSSKAFVHLNTCRLPSALESAEEAESIARAIGSSDLLAFTLCFKALILLLRCPLGDTTALTTAEEAVAAAGGSRHWWASLARCVLGHTAHVSGDPHRAQDAILKAGGPELLGLQPSIRPGQLETLVGTAIAVGDADQAARWAAQAVEEADRMGLHGQRGAALRAEAALAQHHGDTRAAADLFERAAQAYAPSGAAVWEAYSLLLATVQAQAAGDGPRAVAMWERARRLADDGGARLLSDLASIVRPQAEETLRAPTELDQLTTREREIAELVAEGLSNQAIATKLYLSRRTVETHLSAIYRKTSVSSRSALAGLMTRAALDRRG, translated from the coding sequence GTGGTGGGGAATGGGGACGCGGTGGAACCGGCGGGGGACGAGACGGCGACGATGCTGGTCGGCAGAGCTGACGAACTGAAGCGGCTCATCTCGGTGATCGGCAGTCTGGGGCAGGATGGTGTTCCCGCTGTCGTAGACATCGCCGGAGACGCCGGCATGGGGAAGAGCCGGCTGCTGAGCGAGCTCTGTGCGCGGGCGCGGCAGGATGGGCTGACCGTGCTGCGGGGCAGGGCCACGGAGTACGAGCAGCACACTCCGTTCCAGACGTTCACGGACGCGTTCGCCGACGTCGATCGTGCCTTTCTCGACTCGGATGCCGTGCCCGAGGTGGCGGCAACGGTGCTGCGCGGAGCCGACAGTGTGCAGGGCTCGGATTCGGGTTCGGGTTCGGGCAACCGTGACCGGTTCGGCCTCTATCGCGCCGTCGCGGAAGTGCTGACCAGGCTCGGGGAGCGCAGCGGGTTGGTGATGGCCCTGGATGACCTGCACTGGGCGGATCCCGCGTCTTTGGAGTTGTTGGACCATGTGATCCGGCACCCGGTGGGCGGCCGGGTGCTTCTGGTCGTGGCCCGACGAGAACGGCAGACGCCGCACTCCCTTGCCGCTGCTCTGAGACGCGGCGTCGACAGTGGGGCCGTACTGCGCATGGCGCTGCGACCGCTGCCCGAGCAGGCGTCTGTCGAGGCGCTCGCCTCCGACCTGCCACCCGGCGACGCGAAGCAGATCTATGAATCCAGCGAGGGCAACCCGCTGTACCTCCACTGCCTTCTGCACGCCTACCGGCATGGCGCGTCGTCGCGCGGCACGACCGTCCGGGCCCACGACGACACCGCGTCCGCAGTGCCGAGCGGACTGGGATCCCTGCTCCTGGACGAACTGACTGCGCTGACCGCGACGCAGCGCCGTACCGCCGAAGCAGTGGCGGTCCTCGGCGACCATGCCACGCCCACAATGCTGAGCCTGACGACCGGACACACCACGCCGGAGGAACTCGACGACTGCATCGGTGCACTGGAGCGGCGCGATCTGCTGCGCATGGGGTCCGACGGCCGCTGGACACTGCGCCACCCGTTGCTGCGGGCACTGGTCTACGAGAACACCGCCGCACCACGCCGTGCCGAGATCCACCGCGGCGCGGCGGACGAACTGGCCCGGGCAGGTGCCTCCGCCGCCGAGCGTGCTCATCACGTCGAGCGGTCGCTGGTCGGCTGGGATCCCGTGTCGGCGGCCGTGTTGAGTGAGGCGGCCGCCCAGTGCGCCCACACGGCGCCCGCGACGGCCGCTCATCTGCTGGACGTCGTCCTCCGGCTCATGCCGGACACGCCCGCCTGCGCACAACAGCGTGGAGAGTTGACGCTGGCGCGCGCCAGAGCACTCGCTGTGGGCGGCAGCCTGCGGGAAAGCCGTGACCTGCTCCACACGCTGATCAGTAGGTCCGGGCCGGACGACGCATCGCTGCGCAGGGATGCGATAGCGCTGTGCGCCATGATGGAACGGCATCTCGGACACTCCCCGGAAGCGACAGCCCTGCTGCAGCGGGAACTGGCCCGCAGTCCCGGCCCCGAGCCCCGCCAGGCGGTCTCCTTGGGACTCGCGCTGGGCATGGCCGCCCTGAACACCGTCTCCTACCCCGACGTACGTGACGAGATCGAGCGGACGCTCTCGGTGGCCCGCTCCCACGGCGACCTCATGGGAGAGATGGGGGCCTTGGCGCTGGGGTCGTTGGGAGAGGCATACGAAGGGGAGACGGCGGCGGCCCGCCGGCTCGCCGATGTCGCCGCCGGGCTCGCAGACGGTCTGACCGACCCCAACCTCACGGAACTGTGCGAGTCGCTGGTGTGGCTGGCCTGGGCGGAAGCCCTGCTCGAGCGCTATGCCGACGCGGAACGCCACGCCGACCGGGGTCTGGACATCGCCCGCCGCAGCGGTCAGGTCCACGTCCTGCCACACCTGCTGAGCAGCAAGGCCTTTGTGCACCTCAACACCTGTCGGCTGCCGTCCGCCCTGGAGTCGGCCGAGGAGGCGGAATCCATCGCACGAGCCATTGGCAGCAGTGATCTCCTGGCCTTCACTCTGTGCTTCAAGGCGCTGATCCTTCTCCTGCGCTGCCCCCTGGGCGACACCACGGCCTTGACGACCGCAGAGGAGGCCGTGGCTGCGGCCGGCGGAAGCAGACACTGGTGGGCGTCGTTGGCCAGGTGCGTGCTCGGCCACACGGCGCACGTGAGCGGCGACCCGCACCGTGCGCAGGACGCCATCCTGAAGGCCGGCGGTCCCGAACTGCTGGGGCTGCAGCCCTCCATACGCCCTGGCCAGCTGGAAACCCTCGTCGGCACCGCCATCGCGGTCGGCGACGCCGATCAGGCCGCGCGCTGGGCCGCACAAGCCGTCGAGGAAGCCGACCGGATGGGTCTTCACGGTCAGCGCGGGGCGGCACTGCGTGCCGAGGCGGCGCTCGCCCAACATCACGGTGACACCCGCGCGGCCGCAGACCTCTTCGAGCGCGCCGCGCAGGCGTACGCCCCCTCCGGTGCGGCGGTGTGGGAGGCGTACTCCCTGCTGCTGGCGACTGTCCAGGCGCAGGCAGCGGGCGACGGTCCGCGCGCCGTCGCGATGTGGGAGCGGGCCCGCCGTCTCGCCGACGACGGCGGCGCGCGCCTGCTGTCCGACCTGGCCTCGATCGTGCGCCCCCAGGCCGAGGAAACCTTGCGCGCACCCACGGAGCTCGACCAACTGACCACACGTGAACGGGAGATTGCCGAACTCGTTGCCGAAGGACTGAGCAACCAGGCCATCGCGACGAAGCTGTACCTCAGCCGCCGCACGGTCGAAACCCACCTGTCGGCCATCTACCGGAAGACCTCCGTGTCGTCCCGCTCGGCGCTGGCAGGCCTCATGACGCGTGCCGCCCTCGACCGGCGCGGGTGA
- a CDS encoding YjbQ family protein, producing the protein MPGQFTTRILTITTGSVETVTDLTHACELFLQETASGRDGLLNIFVPHATAGVAVIETGAGSDDDLLAALHTLLPADDRWQHRHGSPGHGRDHVLPALVPPHATLPVIGGRLELGTWQSVCLVDTNKDNANRQVRLTFLG; encoded by the coding sequence ATGCCCGGACAGTTCACCACCAGGATCCTGACCATCACCACCGGCTCCGTCGAGACGGTGACCGATCTGACCCACGCCTGCGAACTATTCCTCCAGGAGACCGCGAGCGGCCGGGACGGCCTGCTCAACATCTTCGTCCCGCATGCGACGGCGGGCGTCGCGGTCATCGAGACCGGCGCGGGCAGCGACGACGATCTGCTCGCCGCGCTGCACACCCTGCTGCCTGCAGACGACCGCTGGCAGCACCGGCACGGCAGCCCGGGCCACGGCAGGGACCACGTACTGCCCGCCCTGGTGCCGCCGCACGCCACGCTGCCGGTGATCGGCGGCCGGCTGGAGCTCGGCACCTGGCAGTCGGTCTGCCTGGTGGATACCAATAAAGACAATGCCAACCGTCAAGTGCGGTTGACTTTCCTTGGGTAG
- a CDS encoding LysR family transcriptional regulator, with translation MELGGVHLRALAELDRYGTMTAAAAALGYTPGAISQQIAQLERTAGARLIRRVGRRVELTDAGHTLVVHAGRILRAQAEAAAAIERTRTEVSARLRLGVFGTAAAAFLPPALRWLGEHHPGVEVVSQEVDVDQAHAEVSAGRVDLALGLDYPDAPLARDEASELVRLHSERFAVAVPADQAPPDATSWRLTQLAGRDWILPAPHTYYGRAVRTACRRSGFEPRVAHEVTDTATSLAMVGAGLGVAPLTGLMLRLRSEGIASVPLDDLVERHVVVAVRAASRGRPSVEVLIEALRRAATAEP, from the coding sequence ATGGAACTGGGTGGAGTACATCTGCGCGCACTGGCCGAACTGGACCGCTACGGCACCATGACGGCCGCCGCTGCGGCCCTTGGCTACACCCCTGGCGCGATCTCCCAGCAGATTGCCCAGCTGGAGCGGACCGCGGGCGCGCGGCTGATACGGAGAGTCGGGCGACGGGTCGAGCTCACGGACGCCGGGCACACGCTGGTCGTCCACGCCGGCCGCATCCTGCGGGCCCAGGCCGAGGCGGCGGCCGCCATCGAGCGCACCCGCACGGAGGTCTCGGCGCGGCTGCGGCTCGGCGTGTTCGGCACAGCGGCAGCGGCCTTCCTTCCGCCGGCCCTGCGCTGGCTCGGCGAACACCACCCGGGGGTCGAGGTGGTGAGCCAGGAGGTGGACGTCGACCAAGCCCACGCGGAGGTCTCCGCCGGTCGGGTGGACCTGGCGCTCGGGCTCGACTATCCGGACGCTCCGCTCGCCCGGGACGAGGCCTCTGAGCTGGTACGACTCCACTCGGAGCGCTTCGCAGTGGCTGTGCCGGCCGATCAGGCGCCGCCCGACGCGACGTCCTGGCGGCTGACCCAGCTGGCCGGCCGGGACTGGATCCTGCCCGCGCCGCATACGTACTACGGACGTGCGGTGCGTACCGCCTGCCGCCGGTCCGGATTCGAACCGCGCGTCGCCCATGAGGTCACCGACACCGCGACCTCCCTGGCCATGGTCGGGGCGGGTCTCGGCGTGGCACCGCTGACCGGGCTGATGCTGAGGCTGCGCTCGGAGGGCATCGCCTCGGTGCCCCTCGACGACCTGGTGGAGCGGCATGTCGTGGTGGCCGTACGCGCCGCCTCGCGGGGGCGGCCGTCGGTGGAGGTGCTCATCGAGGCACTGCGGCGGGCGGCGACGGCTGAGCCCTGA